GCTGTTCGGTAATAGCATGGCGATAGGCGTAGACTTCCTTTACAGTTGGGCGTGAGAGATGACCGCGCTCGGAGCGCAAGGTGCGTGCGCCGACCGAATTGTAGTAAGAGTTGAACAAGAAATTGTATAAAGGATGAAACAGCTTGTAAGAAGGCAGATAGCGTTGCAGTGCAAAGGTTTCAAAAAACCATGTGGTATGCGCAAGATGCCATTTGGGTGGACTGACATCCACGATAGGTTGAACGACATAGTCTTCAATTTCTAACGGAGCACAAAGACGCTCAGTTTGCTCTCGCACAGTGAGAAATTGCTCCGATAGCCGATGTCTTGTCATCTCGTTGCTCTTTCGTTTCTGCGAATTTGCTGATACTTGATAAGTGTCAGACTTGAAAGCTGCAGGACTGCCATGTTTTGCAGCAGAGTAACTCCTCATAGTGTGTAATTCAATTCGGGCTTATTTCGTTTTGCAATGTGCCTGTTTGCTGAGCTAATGTGTTTTTGACAATCTGAAAAGAATTGCAATGACGTGCGGCAGTGGCAATATCTGCTGACGAAGCAGAGCACGCTAAGCAATTCATGAGCAAATAAGCGATAAGAGTAGAATTTTGCGCAGCGCAGCACAGCGATTTATATTTCTTGTAATCATTCAAACCTTGAAGGGAGAATTTCTATGTCGCACATTTTTCGTCTTGTGCTTTTGCTTTTTGCCTTAGCGCTTGCGGTTGCAAGTCTGACCATTGTGCCTGCCGGGCTTTGCGGTATGCTTGAGGCACCATCGGTCTGGATTGCTTCACTGCTTTACTTCGGCTTTTTCCTAAGCACAATCAACCGTGTGCGTGTGCATGGCAATTTCACGGCAAGAGAGAAAGATGCGCAGGTTAAAAGCGCTTGGGGCAAAGTAGCCTACCCGATTCAATTTCTGGGATTAGGTGGTGCGCATTGGCTTGCTGTCTACGACTATTCACAGAATGCGGCACCTGAGTTGCTCTGGAGCATCGTAGGGTTGGTGCTGATGCTGGTGGCGCTGGTGGTGAATCGCTTGGCGGCGCGTGAGCTCGGACGCTTCTGGGACAGGCTGGTGATTCAAGAGCAGCATCGACTGGTGACGAGTGGAATCTACAGTGTGGTGCGTCATCCTATTTACACAAGTTACCTTTTGCTCTTTTTCGGACATATGGTCTTTTTTCAAAGTCTGTGGGCGAGTTTGTTGCTGGCAGTGGTCTGTGCTGTGTGGTTTGGCACGCGTATTAAAATTGAGGAAAGCCTGCTGCTGCGTAAATTTGGTGAAGACTACGCGCAGTATATGCGTCAGACAAAGCGGCTTGTACCGTTTCTGTTTTGAGCTTGCGGCATTGAGCCAGTGTGGTGTGCAGAATCGGTGAGTGGCTACTCGCTAGTGACGCCCGCAAGTTCTTCGAAGAGCCGCTCATGCACCACGATTCTACCGCAGGTTTCACACGAGTAGAATCCACCTTGAAAGATGAAGGCGTGGCGACTGGCAGGCACACGCGTGTTGCACCCGCTGCACGCATTGCGGCTGAATTTTACCACGACGTTTTGCACATTGCCGCGCCGCAGTTGGTCGTATTTGACAAGAACATGCTTGAGATGTGCTTGAACAACCTCACGCTGTTTTTTGATTTTCTTTCTGAGTTCATCAACCTCAGCCTGAGTGTTTTTGATGATGGTGTTGAGTTCCTTTTGCTTGCGTTTGTGTTCAGCTTCAGCTTCGGCAAGATGTTTTTTGAGCTCGTCGGTGGGATACATGTCGGGGGTAAGTTCATCGTAGCGGTTCTCAGCGAGAAGTTCCTTGCCTTTCTGCTCGAGCTGCTCAAATTGTTCTTCTAAGGCTTCAATAGCACGGATTTGCGATTCGGCACGCTTGATTTCTTGTTCTTCAAATTCAATTTGCTTGGAGAGCGCATCGTACTCTTTGTTATTGCGCGCTTTGGTTTGGGCGTCTTTGTACTTTTTGATTTTCTCTTGTGCGTCTTTTATCTCGGTGCGCAGGGCAATGCGTTTGGCTTGATTCTCTTCAAGGCGTTTTGCACGCTGCTCAAGCTGACGAGAAAGCTCAGCAATTTGTGCTTCTAATGCACTGATTTCTTCGGGCAGACCTTTCTGTTCGCTTAAAATAGCGTCAAGTTCATCGTCAAGAAGTTGCAGTTTGATAATGTGCAACAAGGGGTTCTTTTCCACAGTTGTCATTTGGTTTAAGTTTGAGGAAATAACATGACACTACTCGTCTCAAGAAACTACTATTCGGTTGAGGTTGCCTTAACAGCATTGGTTTAAGGACAAAAAAGGCTGAGCGACCTACTGACCCTACCATTCTTAGAGAGTCGGCAGTCGCACAAAAGAAATCTATGACGACTTGAGCTAAAGGCAGTTTAGGTTGTTTGATGTGTTGCATGGACTTGCTGATTCGTTGTGCCCAGAAGGAGACTCGAACTCCTATGCCTTGCGGCGCTCGCACCTGAAACGAGTGCGTCTACCAATTCCGCCATCTGGGCAAAAATGCATTTATGAACGTAAGGCTTTTTTAGCTATTTTCAAAATGCCCTTGCCCTGTGCTGCGCCGCTGTCTCTACACAGAAAGGTCGTCAATCTGCTGGAAGTTCTACGCAGATGCTATGAAAAGAAAAATCGCTCGATTTTGCTTACCTTTGCAGCTAAAAATTTTAGCGGATTTACTCGAATGGTGGTGATGAAATTTGGCGGCACATCGGTCGAAGATGCCGCAGCAATGAGAAACGTCATTGAAATCGTACGCCGTGAATGGCAGGCTGCACAAAGCACTGGGAACGGTGCGCCACTTGTGGTAACCAGCGCCTGCGCAGGCATTACCAACAAACTCTTTGCACTCGCCGAGCTTGCAGCATCGAACAAGTGCGCGGAAGCCAAAGAGACGCTTAAAGCCATCAAAACGCATCATCAAAGACTGATGAGCGAGTTACTTTCTGGCAACGCTCCTGCACTGAGCGAACAAATCGCAGAACTCTTTGAGGAGCTTTCAAGCATTGTGAAAGCGCTCTATGTCATTGGTGAACTTACGCCGCGCCTGCTCGATACAATCGCGTCAAATGGGGAATTGCTCTCCTCGCTCATTCTTGCACAAGCTATGAATGAAGCGGGCATCCCGACAGAGTGGAGAGATGCACGACAGATACTAATCACCGATAACAGCTTCGGCAAAGCACAACCTTTGCAAGCACTCATTGAGGAACGCGTGCGCATTCATCTTTTGCCGTCGCTGAAGGCGGGCAAGGTGATTGTTACACAAGGCTACATTGGCTCAACGCAGCAAGGACAGACAACCACACTGGGACGTGGTGGTTCAGATTACTCGGCTTCCATTTTCGGTGCGGCGCTTCATGCTGAGAACATACAAATCTGGACCGATGTCGATGGCGTGATGACCAGCGACCCGCGCCTTGTGCCCGAAGCCAAACGGCTCAAAGTGATGACCTTCCGTGAAGCAGCAGAACTGGCTTACTTCGGCGCAAAAGTTTTGCATCCTTCCACCATCCGTCCAGCCGTACAGCAAAATATCCCCGTCTATGTGCTGAACTCAAAGCGCCCGCACATTGAAGGCACACTTATTACATCGTCCATTCAGTCGTTTGATGGCATGGTAAAATCGATTGCACACAAAAAGGGCAGGTGATTATCAACTTGACCTCAACGCAGATGCTCGATGCCTTTGGGTTTCTCTACAAAGTCGCACGCATTTTCGCGGAAGCAGAAACACCAATTGATATGATTTCTACCAGTGAGGTTTCGATTTCGCTCACGATTGGTGATACAACGCGCCTTGCGCACTTAGAGAAACAGTTGTCTGAAATTGCTGAAGTCGATATTGAGCGCAATGTCGCAATTATCTGTGTCGTTGGCGATAATCTTCGTGCTGCGCCCGGGATTGCTGGAAGAATTTTCTCAACATTGGCTACCGCAGGCATCAACATTAAAATGATTTCGCAAGGAGCTTCGGAAATCAACATCGGCTTTGTTGTGGCTGAACAAGATGCGCCCAAAGCTGTTCGGGCACTGCACCATGAGTTTTTCTCTGAGGTGCACGAGAGTGCTATCTTCGCCTGATAGCCTGATGCGCTGCCAATTTTTTGACAAAAGTCTTATGCAAGAAATGAACTATAAATTAGCAGGTGTCGACATCGACGCCGGCGAAGAAGTAGTGCGGCGCATTAAGCCGCTGGTGCGCCAGACTTTCACGAAAGGGGTCTTGGGCGACATTGGCGCATTCGGGGCATTTTTGAGATTGATACTTTTGGCTACAAACAGCCGGTCTTAGTTTCAAGTGTAGATGGCGTAGGCACAAAGCTTAAAGTCGCAGCAGCGCTGCAAAAGTATGATACTGTGGGTCAGTGCCTGGTCAATCACTGTGTAAATGATATTCTTGTCTGCGGCGCAAAGCCTCTTTACTTTTTGGACTACTACGCAACAGGCAAACTGATGCCTGACCATGCAGTGAGCGTTATTGCGGGCATGGTGAAAGCCTGCAAGGAAAATGACTGCGCGCTAATTGGCGGCGAGACAGCGGAAATGCCAGGGCTCTATGATGAAAATGATTTTGATCTTGCAGGTACAATTGTCGGCATTGTCGAAAAAGAAAAAATTATCAACGGTCGCGCCATTGTCGCTGGCGATGTATTGCTGGCACTAAGTTCAAGCGGGTTGCATACAAATGGCTATTCACTAGCACGCAAAGTCTTGGGGCATCGTTTAGGCGACTATGTCGATGCACTCGGTAGCACAATCGGTGAGGCGTTGCTGCGCGTACATCGTTCTTATTATCCACTAATCTATCCGCTGCTGTCTCACTTTGAGCTCAAGGGGCTGTCGCATATTACGGGCGGTGGACTTGTTGCAAATACGATGCGCGTGGTGCCCAAAGGACTGGAGTTGCGCATTGATTGGCAAGCGTGGCAGATACCCCCGATTTTCGAACTCATTGAGCGCGAAGGAAATGTCCCAATTGAGGATATGCGGCGCACATTCAATTTGGGGGTAGGATTAGTCATCATCGCTTCGGCGCGTGAGGCGGAGCGCCTGCTGACACATTTCAAAGTGATCTCTGAACCTGCTTGGATAATCGGAGAAGTGGTCGCAGCGTAAGCTGTGCTGTGCAAGCTGCGCCATGCTAGACCGCAATTGGATTGCAGCAAATCGTAGTCTATATTTGCGATGCTTCACTTGCCCAAAGCATTCAGAACAACAAAAACGCCAAACACGTATGTCGGAAAACAACAAAGCGCAATTCGGCGGCATCGAATCGCGTATTCTTGAAGCCGTTCGTAAACTCAAAACGCGTTACCCACTCGGACGCTACGAAATGTCTTTTCATCTCGATGCCTATCGCGGCGAAGCCTTCTACGACCGTGTGGTTGAATCTATTGAAGATGTCGGCGCGTTTCGCGTGCGCTTCATGGACAAGAGTACAATTGATATTCCTCTTGCTGCGCTTAAAGACGTCGATAGACCGGACTTTGTAGAAAAGTGGGGTGAGACTATCTACAAATCGCGTCGGTAAGCCGTTGACATCGCTCTATACATTATACATGATATCTTGCCGTACCAAACGATTTGTTGATGAGTCTGTTTCTAATTTTGCATCATTTTAGGGCTGCTACATACGCCTCCTTGTCTATCTTTGCGCCTATCGTGCGTCAAGGTGTTAAAAGATGTATTAAGAATTTATGGTGAAGTGACACAAACCTGTTCCTGATG
This DNA window, taken from [Chlorobium] sp. 445, encodes the following:
- a CDS encoding protein-S-isoprenylcysteine methyltransferase, which codes for MSHIFRLVLLLFALALAVASLTIVPAGLCGMLEAPSVWIASLLYFGFFLSTINRVRVHGNFTAREKDAQVKSAWGKVAYPIQFLGLGGAHWLAVYDYSQNAAPELLWSIVGLVLMLVALVVNRLAARELGRFWDRLVIQEQHRLVTSGIYSVVRHPIYTSYLLLFFGHMVFFQSLWASLLLAVVCAVWFGTRIKIEESLLLRKFGEDYAQYMRQTKRLVPFLF